In Deferribacterota bacterium, a single window of DNA contains:
- the gatC gene encoding Asp-tRNA(Asn)/Glu-tRNA(Gln) amidotransferase subunit GatC → MAELTKESVLHVARLAYLSIDDEKLDRFTEEFNDIVNYVEKLSEINTDNIEPTSHVLEIKNVFREDFAQPSLDKEEVFKNAPQYEKDHFKVPRIIEG, encoded by the coding sequence ATGGCAGAGCTTACAAAAGAAAGTGTTTTACATGTTGCAAGATTAGCATATCTATCAATTGATGATGAAAAATTAGATAGATTTACTGAAGAATTTAATGATATTGTTAATTATGTGGAAAAACTATCAGAAATAAATACAGATAATATTGAACCGACTTCTCATGTACTTGAAATTAAAAATGTTTTTAGGGAAGATTTTGCTCAACCCTCTTTAGACAAAGAGGAGGTTTTTAAGAATGCACCACAATATGAGAAGGATCATTTTAAGGTTCCAAGGATAATAGAGGGGTAA
- a CDS encoding 3'-5' exonuclease: protein EEQESVLSYYRKLFRYILVDEYQDTNLLQFYFVKYLSEGSNICVVGDDDQSIYSWRGAEIKNILEFEKYFKNACTIKLTKNYRSTQNILDISNKLISNNRFRKGKNLIAAKDYKGFVEIKNLESDEEEAHFVVKKIRHLIDEGLNPNEIAILYRTNAQSRIFETYLTNAGIPYRVIGNLSFYSRKEIKDILAYMKIFDNPFDSESLMRALKNPPSGIGEKTLKKIIEISIENSCDLLTSIKILTPSLSGRQKNALYSFLELMEEIKNMPDIASIINLVLKKRDYENYLKSFEEDNVANKRIYNIYELINAAIKFSENNEESTLSDFLASISLITSSDVENHDAVNLLTVHSAKGLEFSSLFVVGLEEGLFPLYRAYDSSESLEEERRLCYVAVTRAKDRLFLTWAKNRMLYGNIVKNEPSPFLKELSVNSKSFKSKDMFRRGDLIVHKNFGKGVIIEKKGEGETAKLRIMFKEAGTKTIIAKYINTL, encoded by the coding sequence TGAAGAACAAGAGTCTGTTTTGTCATATTATAGAAAATTATTTAGATATATATTAGTTGATGAGTACCAAGATACAAATTTATTACAATTTTATTTTGTTAAATATTTGTCAGAGGGTTCTAATATATGTGTAGTTGGGGATGATGACCAGTCAATCTATTCGTGGAGGGGAGCTGAAATAAAGAATATATTGGAATTTGAAAAATATTTTAAAAATGCCTGCACGATAAAATTAACTAAAAATTATAGAAGCACTCAAAATATATTAGATATTTCAAACAAATTAATATCAAATAATAGGTTTAGAAAAGGAAAAAATTTGATTGCAGCAAAGGATTATAAAGGGTTTGTAGAAATAAAAAATCTTGAAAGTGATGAAGAAGAAGCACATTTTGTTGTAAAAAAGATAAGGCACTTAATAGATGAAGGTCTTAACCCAAATGAAATTGCAATTCTTTATAGGACAAATGCTCAATCTAGAATCTTTGAAACATATCTAACAAATGCAGGTATCCCCTATAGGGTGATAGGTAACCTTTCTTTTTATAGTAGAAAAGAGATAAAAGATATACTTGCATATATGAAAATTTTTGACAATCCCTTTGATAGTGAGTCTTTAATGAGGGCTTTGAAAAATCCACCTAGTGGTATTGGTGAAAAAACCTTAAAAAAAATTATTGAAATCTCTATTGAGAATAGCTGTGACTTATTAACCTCAATTAAGATATTAACACCTAGTCTAAGTGGTAGACAGAAAAATGCACTTTATAGCTTTTTGGAATTAATGGAAGAGATTAAAAATATGCCGGATATCGCTAGTATTATAAATTTAGTTTTAAAAAAGAGGGATTATGAGAATTATCTAAAAAGTTTTGAGGAAGACAATGTAGCCAATAAAAGAATATATAACATATATGAATTAATTAATGCTGCAATAAAATTTTCCGAAAATAACGAGGAGTCTACCCTATCAGATTTTTTGGCTAGTATTTCCCTTATTACATCAAGTGATGTAGAGAATCATGATGCTGTAAATCTACTAACTGTACATTCAGCTAAAGGGTTAGAATTTTCTAGCCTATTTGTTGTTGGTTTAGAAGAGGGCCTGTTTCCACTTTATAGGGCTTATGATAGTAGTGAAAGCTTAGAAGAAGAGAGGAGGCTCTGTTATGTTGCTGTTACGAGAGCAAAGGATAGGCTCTTTTTGACATGGGCAAAAAATAGGATGTTATATGGTAATATTGTAAAAAATGAGCCTTCACCATTTCTTAAAGAGTTATCTGTAAACTCTAAGAGTTTTAAAAGTAAAGATATGTTTAGACGGGGAGATTTAATAGTTCATAAAAATTTTGGTAAAGGGGTGATTATAGAAAAGAAAGGGGAAGGAGAGACAGCTAAACTTAGAATTATGTTTAAGGAGGCTGGCACAAAAACAATTATTGCCAAATATATAAATACTCTTTAA